ATAAGCCCCAGGAGGCCAGGAGGTGTTCGGCGCTGATGAAGCTATCCTTCCGTCCACTGAAGATTTGAGCAATAAGTTCTGAATAAGCTTCCCTCTGCACTGTTGGAGCTTGCACATAATAGTCTGAAATGGGCAAACCTAGGACACTGACATCTTTATGCTCTGTCACTTCCTTCCACTCACCGTCCATCACAACTGGCTTGAATAGATTTTTAGTTACAAGAATTGCTGGATATTGAAGGCTGCCGTGTCCAAAGTAAAAAATGACCTGCTTAGGCTTGCAGTGAACGCTGTTATGGTTCTGAACACAAAAGATGTCATTCTTGAAAAGGACACGTGCGTACCCCACCCGCTCATCTAACTTCTTCCCTGAGATCAGAACAACTGGCACGCCATCATACTGGGCCATATCAATGTGTGCCATAACCGCTGAAATATAGAAACAAACAGCAACAGAATCATATATTAGTACGTATAGGTTCATTGTATAGCAAATTTTTTACACAGTAGTACACAatttttaaaagtaaaaatagtaGAATCGGAGTAATGAATGAGAAAAGCTTTACACACTCACCAGCAAACGTCGGTGTGAGGCTGAGGTACTCCTTGGTCTTGTTCAGCTCCTCCTGAACCTCGTTGTTGTACGCTTGGTACTGGCCAATAACGGCTTGATTCTTTCCCAAAGGCTGCAAGGACCTGAAGATCTTCAGCTTGTTCCGGAGAACTTCCTCATTGCTGCTCTGATTCACGGGCAGCCTCATGGTCAACAGGGTCATGACCTCAGTCAGGTGGTTCTGTAGCACGTCTCTGATTACTCCGTACTGGTCATAGAAGGGAATACGACCTTTGAGGAATAAACAAGAGAGAACAAGTGCACACAAATGTTAGAATTATTGTTCTCTTTTGATAGCTCCAAAGAATGATTTAGAACCCAATTacaggaaaatattttattgataTGGTTTTGATTATGATTTATATATcaaattattttacatttacaatggTTTTTAATCACCTTTAGCATCCAGGGTCTCTTTCAGTACAATCTCCACTCTCTCTATATGGTACTTGTTCCAGATGGGATCCAGAAACTTCTTGTTCTGTATTCTGAATGGCAGTATCTTTGAAACAACCTTTTAACAAAAGTAGAAAAGCATGTCATGAAATCAAAGTTGTGGTGCTATGGGTTTGAGTTTACTGCACACATGAGATTTCATTACCTGCTTCCCCAGGTAATGGTCAATCCTGTACATTTCTTCATCCTTCAGGGAGTTCCCCAGTTGACTTGCTAGTATTTGTGCACTCCTGAAATCATGGCCAAAAGGTTTCTCTAGCACTACTCTCAGCCACACCCCGCTGGCCGGTCTGCAACTGCTATTGACCTTATCAGCAATGTCTGCATATGCAAAGGCTGGTACTGAAAGGTAGAAGAGCCTCCCTGCCTCCACCATTCCCTCTTCCTTAAGTTGTTGCTCAATGTGCTTAGCCAGATCCTGGTAGTCTTCAGGGGTCTTCAGCTGCCGATACTGTGCGAGCCGCAGGAACTGCTCTTTCAGCAGGGCACAGCGCTCCACAGGTACATCCTTGTTGCAGGACACACCCTTCAGGATCTCAAAGAAGACCGGTATGGCTTGGTCCGCAGGTGACAGTCCTCCACCGTAGAAGGAAAAGGTGTTTCCACTACTGACCTGGTTGGTGTACAGCTGGAAAAAGCCCTGCCACAGGTACTTCTTCGCCAGGTCACCTGTGCCTCCCACTATTACCACTGAAACATGGCCAAGTCTCTGTGCCTCTTGTTCCTCCTTGCCATTTCCTCCCTGAGCACAAAGAGTGACCAGAAGCAGCAACACAGTCGCAAACATGCTCTGGTCCTAAACAGCTAATCCAAGCTCCTGTATGAACACAGCAATGGAAGACATTACATGTTGGCAACATCTAGCATCAGACACCAAGTTGAAGCTAAAACTAGGCATGaaaaaacattaataataaaaatgtttggggaaaaaGGCAAATTAATAAATTGAAAATATCTCTATCTCCAAAACTAACTGGAAtaacatgaaaatggtcaagaATTATTTTCATATAGCAGAAAACCTAGAAATGAATAGAACCCCATTCACTGTCACTGATAGTCTGAATAACCTCCAACAGTTTTCCAGCAATGTACACATAAAATAGCTACTGCTATTTTGTTTGGCACTGTCAAAataccaaaacaaaaacttaaAGTGAAACTACAGcgctgtgcaaaagtcttaggcacaaagcgaagatgctttcaaaaataatgaaatgaaaattttctaaaaaaaaaatactgtaaagagcagtctactgacacactaatgcagaaaacaaataaacatccaagacaaaatgtatataaaaaatctagggtgcctaagacttttgcacagtactgtacataaatgaaaataaaaactgtaaCAGCAACACTAGCAACCAACATTCTCATCTGATAATGAAAAGTCAAAAAACCAGTGCAAATTAACAACTATTATAAATCTGAACACAACAAACGGAAGCAAAATGCAATAATAATTGTtcctatatagcctaacctataCAGATCTCCATAGATAAAACAGATAATCAGTACATTACTTAGCAAAGTTTCTTTCCCCAGCTTTTTGAAGTCCCACAAGAATTGGAGATGTGCTGCGGTGAGACTGTCAGGAGCGTAATGATCACTGGCTACTTGTAGACTAGAGGTGCAGAGTTTGCACTTCGCTCTGGGGAGTTGATTCTTCAAATAGAAGAAGAGTGCTACTGTTGACAGTGGGCTGGGAAAGTCTGACCTTAAATGTTCCAAGCAACGGCACCATCACAACATTGTCATTACAGTGTTATTTACCCAGAACTTACTCAGAATCATCTATTCATCATGATGGGAAAGCCCACAGGGCAAATCCATTAATTGTAAACAGGAGTAATCTCCTAGAACTGCCTGCAGTTTTTTCCTATCATGCCATACTGGTAATGATGTCAATTTTATGCTTTGAATTATAGCATGGTATGGGAACTGCATATGGG
This DNA window, taken from Centroberyx gerrardi isolate f3 chromosome 5, fCenGer3.hap1.cur.20231027, whole genome shotgun sequence, encodes the following:
- the h6pd gene encoding GDH/6PGL endoplasmic bifunctional protein — its product is MFATVLLLLVTLCAQGGNGKEEQEAQRLGHVSVVIVGGTGDLAKKYLWQGFFQLYTNQVSSGNTFSFYGGGLSPADQAIPVFFEILKGVSCNKDVPVERCALLKEQFLRLAQYRQLKTPEDYQDLAKHIEQQLKEEGMVEAGRLFYLSVPAFAYADIADKVNSSCRPASGVWLRVVLEKPFGHDFRSAQILASQLGNSLKDEEMYRIDHYLGKQVVSKILPFRIQNKKFLDPIWNKYHIERVEIVLKETLDAKGRIPFYDQYGVIRDVLQNHLTEVMTLLTMRLPVNQSSNEEVLRNKLKIFRSLQPLGKNQAVIGQYQAYNNEVQEELNKTKEYLSLTPTFAAVMAHIDMAQYDGVPVVLISGKKLDERVGYARVLFKNDIFCVQNHNSVHCKPKQVIFYFGHGSLQYPAILVTKNLFKPVVMDGEWKEVTEHKDVSVLGLPISDYYVQAPTVQREAYSELIAQIFSGRKDSFISAEHLLASWGLWTPLLDSLSSSYPRIYPGGADNANLLDFRLRGKEISYANEAVVIIAPDQMGGPSTDGFQVMQGKYRSADMVSAWTEELVERLAADVQAAAEAAVSEGGTFHLALSGGSTPLALFHRLALYHFSFPWRDTHVWMVDERCVPLTESESNFRNVHDHLLQHVRIPYYNIHPMPVQLNQRLCVEEDGGALLYEREVNKLVNGSSFHFVLLGVGYDGHTASLFPGGKVDGHGDSLVAFTESPAKPHQRMSLTLGAINRAHKVAVLVMGKGKHELITQLSRVKDNPDKWPVTGIRPANGRLVWYIDYDALLG